In one Solanum lycopersicum chromosome 11, SLM_r2.1 genomic region, the following are encoded:
- the LOC101257033 gene encoding dihydrolipoyllysine-residue acetyltransferase component 1 of pyruvate dehydrogenase complex, mitochondrial isoform X3, producing MALSRLRHPLIFRAPSLLRARRLLAAGPCNSSTLRSLHHVPGVLNQIPDVDASSLSLVRLLNFRLLSEVHVVPSKLQSGVRHFSSAEAPSYTEVGMPALSPTMTQGNIAKWIKKEGDKIQAGDVLCLIETDKATLEFETLEEGFLAKILVPEGTKDVPVGQTIAITVEEADDIQKVPATVGGASEVKNQASSQTDAARGDGATEVSPANISSSELPPHLILDMPALSPTMNQGNIFKWRKKEGDKIEVGDVLCEIETDKATLEHESLEEGFLAKILAPEGSKDVAVGQPIAIMVEDENDIEAVRTSISGNNVVKEEKPVSHDVTTEVRTQTTGFNRISPAAKSGKGSSNNSSVGKATPSPPQVNQQATPTKSLDLKSDGQQKDAYEDLPNSQIRKVIAARLLESKQSTPHLYLSTDVILDSLLSFRKELKEKYDVKVSVNDIVIKVVAATLRNVPGANAYWDDGKGEVVLCDSVDISVAVATEKGLMTPIIRNADQKSISSISAEIKELAGKARAGKLKPNEFQGGTFSISNLGMFPVDRFCAIINPPQAGIIAVGRGNKVVEPVVGADGIEKPAVVNKMSLTLSADHRVFDGKVGGAFVSALSSNFSDIKKLLL from the exons ATGGCGCTCTCTCGACTTCGTCATCCGTTGATTTTCCGAGCTCCGTCGCTACTCCGAGCTCGCCGTCTTCTCGCCGCCGGTCCTTGTAACTCCTCCACACTCCGATCGCTCCATCA TGTTCCTGGGGTGCTGAATCAAATTCCTGATGTGGATGCTTCTTCATTAAG TTTGGTCAGGCTTTTAAATTTCCGCCTGCTCAGTGAAGTACATGTCGTACCATCTAAG CTACAAAGTGGTGTTCGGCACTTCTCGTCAGCTG AGGCTCCTTCATATACAGAGGTGGGAATGCCAGCTTTGTCCCCTACAATG ACTCAAGGTAATATAGCAAAATGGATAAAGAAAGAGGGGGACAAG ATTCAAGCAGGGGATGTACTATGTTTGATAGAGACTGATAAAGCAACGCTTGAGTTTGAAACTCTTGAAGAAGG TTTCCTTGCAAAGATATTGGTCCCTGAAGGAACAAAAGATGTACCGGTGGGACAGACTATAGCAATTACG GTGGAAGAAGCAGATGACATACAAAAAGTCCCTGCTACCGTTGGTGGTGCATCAGAGGTTAAAAATCAAGCATCTTCTCAGACAGATGCAGCAAGGGGAGATGGGGCTACAGAAGTGAGTCCTGCGAATATCAGCTCATCTGAACTTCCTCCACATCTGATCCTTGATATGCCAGCTTTGTCCCCAACCATG AACCAAGGTAACATTTTTAAATGGAGGAAAAAGGAAGGTGACAAG ATAGAGGTTGGTGATGTTCTCTGTGAGATAGAAACTGACAAAGCAACTCTTGAGCATGAAAGTCTTGAAGAAGG ATTCTTGGCCAAAATACTGGCACCTGAAGGTTCAAAAGATGTGGCTGTTGGGCAGCCTATTGCAATCATG GTTGAGGATGAAAATGATATTGAAGCTGTGAGGACATCGATCAGCGGCAACAATGTGGTTAAGGAAGAAAAGCCGGTCAGTCATGATGTCACAACTGAAGTTAGAACTCAGACAACAGGTTTCAATAGAATCAGTCCAGCTGCTAAG TCTGGAAAGGGATCAAGCAACAATTCATCAGTTGGGAAGGCAACTCCATCTCCTCCTCAGGTCAACCAACAAGCTACTCCAACAAAGTCACTTGATTTAAAATCTGATGGACAGCAAAAGGATgcttatgaagatttacccaaTAGTCAAATTCGCAAG GTGATAGCAGCAAGGTTATTGGAATCTAAGCAATCTACCCCTCACTTGTATTTGTCCACAG ATGTTATATTGGACTCTCTTCTCTCCTTCAGAAAGGAGCTTAAAG AAAAGTATGATGTTAAAGTCTCTGTGAATGACATTGTAATCAAAGTGGTTGCAGCAACATTAAGAAATGTACCAGGAGCAAATG CTTACTGGGATGATGGAAAAGGTGAGGTGGTGCTTTGTGATTCTGTCGATATATCTGTTGCGGTTGCCACTGAAAAG GGCTTGATGACCCCAATTATCAGGAATGCTGATCAAAAATCCATATCCTCAATATCTGCGGAG ATCAAGGAGCTTGCTGGAAAGGCACGAGCTGGAAAGCTTAAACCTAATGAATTCCAAGGTGGCACTTTCAG CATTTCAAACTTGGGCATGTTTCCAGTGGATCGGTTTTGTGCAATTATCAACCCTCCTCAG GCCGGTATAATTGCTGTTGGTAGGGGCAATAAAGTTGTCGAACCTGTGGTTGGTGCTGACG GAATTGAGAAACCAGCTGTTGTTAACAAGATGAGTTTGACATTATCAGCTGATCATCGCGTCTTTGATGGGAAGGTTGGAG GTGCGTTCGTTTCAGCATTGTCATCTAACTTCAGTGACATCAAGAAGCTTCTACTTTAA
- the LOC101257033 gene encoding dihydrolipoyllysine-residue acetyltransferase component 1 of pyruvate dehydrogenase complex, mitochondrial isoform X1, which produces MALSRLRHPLIFRAPSLLRARRLLAAGPCNSSTLRSLHHVPGVLNQIPDVDASSLSLVRLLNFRLLSEVHVVPSKLQSGVRHFSSAEAPSYTEVGMPALSPTMTQGNIAKWIKKEGDKIQAGDVLCLIETDKATLEFETLEEGFLAKILVPEGTKDVPVGQTIAITVEEADDIQKVPATVGGASEVKNQASSQTDAARGDGATEVSPANISSSELPPHLILDMPALSPTMNQGNIFKWRKKEGDKIEVGDVLCEIETDKATLEHESLEEGFLAKILAPEGSKDVAVGQPIAIMVEDENDIEAVRTSISGNNVVKEEKPVSHDVTTEVRTQTTGFNRISPAAKVLIMEHGLDASSIPASGPRGTLLKGDVLAALKSGKGSSNNSSVGKATPSPPQVNQQATPTKSLDLKSDGQQKDAYEDLPNSQIRKVIAARLLESKQSTPHLYLSTDVILDSLLSFRKELKEKYDVKVSVNDIVIKVVAATLRNVPGANAYWDDGKGEVVLCDSVDISVAVATEKGLMTPIIRNADQKSISSISAEIKELAGKARAGKLKPNEFQGGTFSISNLGMFPVDRFCAIINPPQAGIIAVGRGNKVVEPVVGADGIEKPAVVNKMSLTLSADHRVFDGKVGGAFVSALSSNFSDIKKLLL; this is translated from the exons ATGGCGCTCTCTCGACTTCGTCATCCGTTGATTTTCCGAGCTCCGTCGCTACTCCGAGCTCGCCGTCTTCTCGCCGCCGGTCCTTGTAACTCCTCCACACTCCGATCGCTCCATCA TGTTCCTGGGGTGCTGAATCAAATTCCTGATGTGGATGCTTCTTCATTAAG TTTGGTCAGGCTTTTAAATTTCCGCCTGCTCAGTGAAGTACATGTCGTACCATCTAAG CTACAAAGTGGTGTTCGGCACTTCTCGTCAGCTG AGGCTCCTTCATATACAGAGGTGGGAATGCCAGCTTTGTCCCCTACAATG ACTCAAGGTAATATAGCAAAATGGATAAAGAAAGAGGGGGACAAG ATTCAAGCAGGGGATGTACTATGTTTGATAGAGACTGATAAAGCAACGCTTGAGTTTGAAACTCTTGAAGAAGG TTTCCTTGCAAAGATATTGGTCCCTGAAGGAACAAAAGATGTACCGGTGGGACAGACTATAGCAATTACG GTGGAAGAAGCAGATGACATACAAAAAGTCCCTGCTACCGTTGGTGGTGCATCAGAGGTTAAAAATCAAGCATCTTCTCAGACAGATGCAGCAAGGGGAGATGGGGCTACAGAAGTGAGTCCTGCGAATATCAGCTCATCTGAACTTCCTCCACATCTGATCCTTGATATGCCAGCTTTGTCCCCAACCATG AACCAAGGTAACATTTTTAAATGGAGGAAAAAGGAAGGTGACAAG ATAGAGGTTGGTGATGTTCTCTGTGAGATAGAAACTGACAAAGCAACTCTTGAGCATGAAAGTCTTGAAGAAGG ATTCTTGGCCAAAATACTGGCACCTGAAGGTTCAAAAGATGTGGCTGTTGGGCAGCCTATTGCAATCATG GTTGAGGATGAAAATGATATTGAAGCTGTGAGGACATCGATCAGCGGCAACAATGTGGTTAAGGAAGAAAAGCCGGTCAGTCATGATGTCACAACTGAAGTTAGAACTCAGACAACAGGTTTCAATAGAATCAGTCCAGCTGCTAAGGTATTAATTATGGAACATGGTTTAGATGCATCATCAATTCCAGCATCTGGTCCTCGTGGTACCTTGTTAAAGGGAGATGTTCTTGCTGCATTGAAGTCTGGAAAGGGATCAAGCAACAATTCATCAGTTGGGAAGGCAACTCCATCTCCTCCTCAGGTCAACCAACAAGCTACTCCAACAAAGTCACTTGATTTAAAATCTGATGGACAGCAAAAGGATgcttatgaagatttacccaaTAGTCAAATTCGCAAG GTGATAGCAGCAAGGTTATTGGAATCTAAGCAATCTACCCCTCACTTGTATTTGTCCACAG ATGTTATATTGGACTCTCTTCTCTCCTTCAGAAAGGAGCTTAAAG AAAAGTATGATGTTAAAGTCTCTGTGAATGACATTGTAATCAAAGTGGTTGCAGCAACATTAAGAAATGTACCAGGAGCAAATG CTTACTGGGATGATGGAAAAGGTGAGGTGGTGCTTTGTGATTCTGTCGATATATCTGTTGCGGTTGCCACTGAAAAG GGCTTGATGACCCCAATTATCAGGAATGCTGATCAAAAATCCATATCCTCAATATCTGCGGAG ATCAAGGAGCTTGCTGGAAAGGCACGAGCTGGAAAGCTTAAACCTAATGAATTCCAAGGTGGCACTTTCAG CATTTCAAACTTGGGCATGTTTCCAGTGGATCGGTTTTGTGCAATTATCAACCCTCCTCAG GCCGGTATAATTGCTGTTGGTAGGGGCAATAAAGTTGTCGAACCTGTGGTTGGTGCTGACG GAATTGAGAAACCAGCTGTTGTTAACAAGATGAGTTTGACATTATCAGCTGATCATCGCGTCTTTGATGGGAAGGTTGGAG GTGCGTTCGTTTCAGCATTGTCATCTAACTTCAGTGACATCAAGAAGCTTCTACTTTAA
- the LOC101257033 gene encoding dihydrolipoyllysine-residue acetyltransferase component 1 of pyruvate dehydrogenase complex, mitochondrial isoform X2: MALSRLRHPLIFRAPSLLRARRLLAAGPCNSSTLRSLHHVPGVLNQIPDVDASSLRLLNFRLLSEVHVVPSKLQSGVRHFSSAEAPSYTEVGMPALSPTMTQGNIAKWIKKEGDKIQAGDVLCLIETDKATLEFETLEEGFLAKILVPEGTKDVPVGQTIAITVEEADDIQKVPATVGGASEVKNQASSQTDAARGDGATEVSPANISSSELPPHLILDMPALSPTMNQGNIFKWRKKEGDKIEVGDVLCEIETDKATLEHESLEEGFLAKILAPEGSKDVAVGQPIAIMVEDENDIEAVRTSISGNNVVKEEKPVSHDVTTEVRTQTTGFNRISPAAKVLIMEHGLDASSIPASGPRGTLLKGDVLAALKSGKGSSNNSSVGKATPSPPQVNQQATPTKSLDLKSDGQQKDAYEDLPNSQIRKVIAARLLESKQSTPHLYLSTDVILDSLLSFRKELKEKYDVKVSVNDIVIKVVAATLRNVPGANAYWDDGKGEVVLCDSVDISVAVATEKGLMTPIIRNADQKSISSISAEIKELAGKARAGKLKPNEFQGGTFSISNLGMFPVDRFCAIINPPQAGIIAVGRGNKVVEPVVGADGIEKPAVVNKMSLTLSADHRVFDGKVGGAFVSALSSNFSDIKKLLL; this comes from the exons ATGGCGCTCTCTCGACTTCGTCATCCGTTGATTTTCCGAGCTCCGTCGCTACTCCGAGCTCGCCGTCTTCTCGCCGCCGGTCCTTGTAACTCCTCCACACTCCGATCGCTCCATCA TGTTCCTGGGGTGCTGAATCAAATTCCTGATGTGGATGCTTCTTCATTAAG GCTTTTAAATTTCCGCCTGCTCAGTGAAGTACATGTCGTACCATCTAAG CTACAAAGTGGTGTTCGGCACTTCTCGTCAGCTG AGGCTCCTTCATATACAGAGGTGGGAATGCCAGCTTTGTCCCCTACAATG ACTCAAGGTAATATAGCAAAATGGATAAAGAAAGAGGGGGACAAG ATTCAAGCAGGGGATGTACTATGTTTGATAGAGACTGATAAAGCAACGCTTGAGTTTGAAACTCTTGAAGAAGG TTTCCTTGCAAAGATATTGGTCCCTGAAGGAACAAAAGATGTACCGGTGGGACAGACTATAGCAATTACG GTGGAAGAAGCAGATGACATACAAAAAGTCCCTGCTACCGTTGGTGGTGCATCAGAGGTTAAAAATCAAGCATCTTCTCAGACAGATGCAGCAAGGGGAGATGGGGCTACAGAAGTGAGTCCTGCGAATATCAGCTCATCTGAACTTCCTCCACATCTGATCCTTGATATGCCAGCTTTGTCCCCAACCATG AACCAAGGTAACATTTTTAAATGGAGGAAAAAGGAAGGTGACAAG ATAGAGGTTGGTGATGTTCTCTGTGAGATAGAAACTGACAAAGCAACTCTTGAGCATGAAAGTCTTGAAGAAGG ATTCTTGGCCAAAATACTGGCACCTGAAGGTTCAAAAGATGTGGCTGTTGGGCAGCCTATTGCAATCATG GTTGAGGATGAAAATGATATTGAAGCTGTGAGGACATCGATCAGCGGCAACAATGTGGTTAAGGAAGAAAAGCCGGTCAGTCATGATGTCACAACTGAAGTTAGAACTCAGACAACAGGTTTCAATAGAATCAGTCCAGCTGCTAAGGTATTAATTATGGAACATGGTTTAGATGCATCATCAATTCCAGCATCTGGTCCTCGTGGTACCTTGTTAAAGGGAGATGTTCTTGCTGCATTGAAGTCTGGAAAGGGATCAAGCAACAATTCATCAGTTGGGAAGGCAACTCCATCTCCTCCTCAGGTCAACCAACAAGCTACTCCAACAAAGTCACTTGATTTAAAATCTGATGGACAGCAAAAGGATgcttatgaagatttacccaaTAGTCAAATTCGCAAG GTGATAGCAGCAAGGTTATTGGAATCTAAGCAATCTACCCCTCACTTGTATTTGTCCACAG ATGTTATATTGGACTCTCTTCTCTCCTTCAGAAAGGAGCTTAAAG AAAAGTATGATGTTAAAGTCTCTGTGAATGACATTGTAATCAAAGTGGTTGCAGCAACATTAAGAAATGTACCAGGAGCAAATG CTTACTGGGATGATGGAAAAGGTGAGGTGGTGCTTTGTGATTCTGTCGATATATCTGTTGCGGTTGCCACTGAAAAG GGCTTGATGACCCCAATTATCAGGAATGCTGATCAAAAATCCATATCCTCAATATCTGCGGAG ATCAAGGAGCTTGCTGGAAAGGCACGAGCTGGAAAGCTTAAACCTAATGAATTCCAAGGTGGCACTTTCAG CATTTCAAACTTGGGCATGTTTCCAGTGGATCGGTTTTGTGCAATTATCAACCCTCCTCAG GCCGGTATAATTGCTGTTGGTAGGGGCAATAAAGTTGTCGAACCTGTGGTTGGTGCTGACG GAATTGAGAAACCAGCTGTTGTTAACAAGATGAGTTTGACATTATCAGCTGATCATCGCGTCTTTGATGGGAAGGTTGGAG GTGCGTTCGTTTCAGCATTGTCATCTAACTTCAGTGACATCAAGAAGCTTCTACTTTAA
- the LOC101257326 gene encoding bark storage protein A isoform X1 → MAAKQVVLLFTLILALGFIPFLVFSAQAIPFERFESLRVVKKVNKNGPFLGLITVYAPEEEAFFKTGVFRPDPRHPFVDLSGRRFRIGKVEGKKVIYVKCGVGLVNAAAATQQMLDLFDIKGIIHFGISGNANSSMQIGDVTIPGQLAQAGLWDWLKPNATMEPNDFAQFNFKSYNDPKGGENQLGKVGYSTEQFYSVAGEVNVPQRPVWFNITNNWLHLASHLHGINLDQCANSTLCLPEKPKLVVGLKGATSNFFIDNAAYTQFLFNTFGVTSLDMESSAVVMTCLSNGYPVIAIRGLSDLAGTQKGDNTIRLFGSLAALNTAKVVIDFVKSLPINHVSQF, encoded by the exons ATGGCTGCAAAACAAGTTGTCCTTCTATTTACTCTTATATTGGCTTTGGGATTTATCCCTTTTCTTGTATTTTCTGCACAAGCAATTCCATTTGAAAGATTTGAATCTTTAAGAGTTGtcaaaaaagttaataaaaatgGTCCTTTTCTTGGACTTATCACAGTGTATGCACCAGAAGAAGAAGCTTTCTTTAAAACTGGTGTTTTTAGGCCTGATCCTAGACACCCCTTTGTTGACTTATCAG GTAGACGATTTCGAATTGGGAAAGTTGAGGGCAAAAAAGTCATTTATGTGAAATGTGGAGTTGGATTG GTGAATGCAGCAGCAGCAACACAACAGATGTTGGACTTGTTTGACATAAAAGGGATAATTCATTTTGGCATCTCTGGTAATGCTAACAGTTCTATGCAAATTGGAGATGTCACAATCCCAGGGCAGCTTGCACAAGCAGGGCTTTGGGATTGGCTG aaaCCAAATGCAACTATGGAACCAAATGATTTTGCTCAATTTAATTTCAAGAGCTACAATGATCCTAAAGGAGGGGAAAATCAGTTGGGAAAAGTAGGATATAGCACTGAACAGTTTTACTCAGTTGCAGGGGAAGTCAATGTGCCTCAAAGACCAGTTTGGTTTAACATAACCAACAATTGGCTTCATTTAGCCTCTCATTTGCAT GGGATAAATCTTGATCAATGTGCAAATTCAACGTTGTGTCTACCAGAAAAGCCAAAACTAGTTGTTGGATTGAAGGGAGCtacttcaaattttttcattgaCAATGCAGCTTACACACAATTCCTTTTCAATACTTTTGGTGTCACATCACTTGACATGGAAAGTTCAGCTGTAGTAATG acATGTTTGTCAAATGGATATCCAGTTATTGCAATTCGTGGATTATCGGATTTAGCAGGAACACAAAAAGGGGATAACACAATAAGATTATTTGGCTCTTTAGCTGCTCTAAATACAGCAAAAGttgtaattgattttgttaagtCACTCCCGATAAATCACGTTTCGCAATTCTAG
- the LOC101257326 gene encoding bark storage protein A isoform X2 has protein sequence MLDLFDIKGIIHFGISGNANSSMQIGDVTIPGQLAQAGLWDWLKPNATMEPNDFAQFNFKSYNDPKGGENQLGKVGYSTEQFYSVAGEVNVPQRPVWFNITNNWLHLASHLHGINLDQCANSTLCLPEKPKLVVGLKGATSNFFIDNAAYTQFLFNTFGVTSLDMESSAVVMTCLSNGYPVIAIRGLSDLAGTQKGDNTIRLFGSLAALNTAKVVIDFVKSLPINHVSQF, from the exons ATGTTGGACTTGTTTGACATAAAAGGGATAATTCATTTTGGCATCTCTGGTAATGCTAACAGTTCTATGCAAATTGGAGATGTCACAATCCCAGGGCAGCTTGCACAAGCAGGGCTTTGGGATTGGCTG aaaCCAAATGCAACTATGGAACCAAATGATTTTGCTCAATTTAATTTCAAGAGCTACAATGATCCTAAAGGAGGGGAAAATCAGTTGGGAAAAGTAGGATATAGCACTGAACAGTTTTACTCAGTTGCAGGGGAAGTCAATGTGCCTCAAAGACCAGTTTGGTTTAACATAACCAACAATTGGCTTCATTTAGCCTCTCATTTGCAT GGGATAAATCTTGATCAATGTGCAAATTCAACGTTGTGTCTACCAGAAAAGCCAAAACTAGTTGTTGGATTGAAGGGAGCtacttcaaattttttcattgaCAATGCAGCTTACACACAATTCCTTTTCAATACTTTTGGTGTCACATCACTTGACATGGAAAGTTCAGCTGTAGTAATG acATGTTTGTCAAATGGATATCCAGTTATTGCAATTCGTGGATTATCGGATTTAGCAGGAACACAAAAAGGGGATAACACAATAAGATTATTTGGCTCTTTAGCTGCTCTAAATACAGCAAAAGttgtaattgattttgttaagtCACTCCCGATAAATCACGTTTCGCAATTCTAG
- the LOC101257033 gene encoding dihydrolipoyllysine-residue acetyltransferase component 1 of pyruvate dehydrogenase complex, mitochondrial isoform X4, with protein MALSRLRHPLIFRAPSLLRARRLLAAGPCNSSTLRSLHHVPGVLNQIPDVDASSLRLLNFRLLSEVHVVPSKLQSGVRHFSSAEAPSYTEVGMPALSPTMTQGNIAKWIKKEGDKIQAGDVLCLIETDKATLEFETLEEGFLAKILVPEGTKDVPVGQTIAITVEEADDIQKVPATVGGASEVKNQASSQTDAARGDGATEVSPANISSSELPPHLILDMPALSPTMNQGNIFKWRKKEGDKIEVGDVLCEIETDKATLEHESLEEGFLAKILAPEGSKDVAVGQPIAIMVEDENDIEAVRTSISGNNVVKEEKPVSHDVTTEVRTQTTGFNRISPAAKSGKGSSNNSSVGKATPSPPQVNQQATPTKSLDLKSDGQQKDAYEDLPNSQIRKVIAARLLESKQSTPHLYLSTDVILDSLLSFRKELKEKYDVKVSVNDIVIKVVAATLRNVPGANAYWDDGKGEVVLCDSVDISVAVATEKGLMTPIIRNADQKSISSISAEIKELAGKARAGKLKPNEFQGGTFSISNLGMFPVDRFCAIINPPQAGIIAVGRGNKVVEPVVGADGIEKPAVVNKMSLTLSADHRVFDGKVGGAFVSALSSNFSDIKKLLL; from the exons ATGGCGCTCTCTCGACTTCGTCATCCGTTGATTTTCCGAGCTCCGTCGCTACTCCGAGCTCGCCGTCTTCTCGCCGCCGGTCCTTGTAACTCCTCCACACTCCGATCGCTCCATCA TGTTCCTGGGGTGCTGAATCAAATTCCTGATGTGGATGCTTCTTCATTAAG GCTTTTAAATTTCCGCCTGCTCAGTGAAGTACATGTCGTACCATCTAAG CTACAAAGTGGTGTTCGGCACTTCTCGTCAGCTG AGGCTCCTTCATATACAGAGGTGGGAATGCCAGCTTTGTCCCCTACAATG ACTCAAGGTAATATAGCAAAATGGATAAAGAAAGAGGGGGACAAG ATTCAAGCAGGGGATGTACTATGTTTGATAGAGACTGATAAAGCAACGCTTGAGTTTGAAACTCTTGAAGAAGG TTTCCTTGCAAAGATATTGGTCCCTGAAGGAACAAAAGATGTACCGGTGGGACAGACTATAGCAATTACG GTGGAAGAAGCAGATGACATACAAAAAGTCCCTGCTACCGTTGGTGGTGCATCAGAGGTTAAAAATCAAGCATCTTCTCAGACAGATGCAGCAAGGGGAGATGGGGCTACAGAAGTGAGTCCTGCGAATATCAGCTCATCTGAACTTCCTCCACATCTGATCCTTGATATGCCAGCTTTGTCCCCAACCATG AACCAAGGTAACATTTTTAAATGGAGGAAAAAGGAAGGTGACAAG ATAGAGGTTGGTGATGTTCTCTGTGAGATAGAAACTGACAAAGCAACTCTTGAGCATGAAAGTCTTGAAGAAGG ATTCTTGGCCAAAATACTGGCACCTGAAGGTTCAAAAGATGTGGCTGTTGGGCAGCCTATTGCAATCATG GTTGAGGATGAAAATGATATTGAAGCTGTGAGGACATCGATCAGCGGCAACAATGTGGTTAAGGAAGAAAAGCCGGTCAGTCATGATGTCACAACTGAAGTTAGAACTCAGACAACAGGTTTCAATAGAATCAGTCCAGCTGCTAAG TCTGGAAAGGGATCAAGCAACAATTCATCAGTTGGGAAGGCAACTCCATCTCCTCCTCAGGTCAACCAACAAGCTACTCCAACAAAGTCACTTGATTTAAAATCTGATGGACAGCAAAAGGATgcttatgaagatttacccaaTAGTCAAATTCGCAAG GTGATAGCAGCAAGGTTATTGGAATCTAAGCAATCTACCCCTCACTTGTATTTGTCCACAG ATGTTATATTGGACTCTCTTCTCTCCTTCAGAAAGGAGCTTAAAG AAAAGTATGATGTTAAAGTCTCTGTGAATGACATTGTAATCAAAGTGGTTGCAGCAACATTAAGAAATGTACCAGGAGCAAATG CTTACTGGGATGATGGAAAAGGTGAGGTGGTGCTTTGTGATTCTGTCGATATATCTGTTGCGGTTGCCACTGAAAAG GGCTTGATGACCCCAATTATCAGGAATGCTGATCAAAAATCCATATCCTCAATATCTGCGGAG ATCAAGGAGCTTGCTGGAAAGGCACGAGCTGGAAAGCTTAAACCTAATGAATTCCAAGGTGGCACTTTCAG CATTTCAAACTTGGGCATGTTTCCAGTGGATCGGTTTTGTGCAATTATCAACCCTCCTCAG GCCGGTATAATTGCTGTTGGTAGGGGCAATAAAGTTGTCGAACCTGTGGTTGGTGCTGACG GAATTGAGAAACCAGCTGTTGTTAACAAGATGAGTTTGACATTATCAGCTGATCATCGCGTCTTTGATGGGAAGGTTGGAG GTGCGTTCGTTTCAGCATTGTCATCTAACTTCAGTGACATCAAGAAGCTTCTACTTTAA